A region from the Methylovorus glucosotrophus genome encodes:
- a CDS encoding queuosine precursor transporter has product MQTTRSYRYYDLMMAAFVTVLVCSNLIGPAKISQIEVPVLGTLTFGAGLLFFPISFIFGDILTEVYGYSRSRKVIWAGFAGLAFASFMAWMIVALPAAPFWHNQEAYEVAFGSAWRVSLASLVAFAAGEFVNSYIMAKMKVMTAGRWLWMRTIGSTIFGEGVDSALFYPLAFYGSGVIPDDKLPLVMLAQFVAKVGVEVVFTPVTYKVVAWLKRAENEDYYDRHTDFNPFALKTDT; this is encoded by the coding sequence GTGCAGACAACGCGTAGCTACCGCTATTACGACCTCATGATGGCTGCTTTTGTCACCGTGCTGGTCTGCTCCAATCTGATTGGCCCGGCCAAGATTTCGCAGATCGAGGTACCGGTGCTGGGTACGCTGACCTTCGGCGCGGGCCTGCTGTTTTTCCCTATTTCCTTCATTTTTGGCGATATCCTGACCGAGGTTTACGGCTATTCCCGTTCACGCAAAGTCATCTGGGCCGGATTTGCTGGCCTCGCCTTTGCCTCGTTCATGGCGTGGATGATCGTCGCCTTGCCGGCCGCGCCGTTCTGGCATAACCAGGAAGCCTATGAAGTGGCCTTCGGCTCGGCCTGGCGCGTATCGCTGGCTTCGCTGGTAGCCTTTGCTGCAGGCGAGTTTGTGAATTCCTACATCATGGCGAAAATGAAAGTCATGACCGCCGGACGCTGGCTGTGGATGCGCACCATAGGTTCTACCATTTTTGGTGAAGGCGTGGACTCGGCGCTGTTTTATCCCCTGGCGTTTTACGGTAGCGGGGTGATCCCCGATGACAAGCTGCCGCTGGTGATGCTGGCGCAATTTGTAGCCAAGGTCGGCGTGGAGGTGGTATTTACCCCGGTGACATACAAAGTGGTGGCCTGGCTCAAGCGTGCCGAAAACGAGGATTACTACGACCGCCATACCGATTTCAATCCGTTTGCCCTGAAAACCGACACTTAA
- a CDS encoding ABC transporter permease codes for MKQLPALVILFWLAAVVLAAMLDLQPDHIRLEHILAAADQHAWLGYDDLGRNILARLLSGAGVSLLVVGAVTLITLSIGTVLGLLAGFYGGWLDRLLMRITDIFLAFPGMLLAIAFAAVLGPGLNNLLLALCMTSWVGYARLTRAQALSLRQRQHVQASEALGASPWRLMRHHMLPLLAAPLVVEATYSMAGLVIAEASLSFLGLGVQAPQASWGSMLRDGVRYLLVAPHYVLATGISLMSLVLAINLLGDRLRDHWDVKRA; via the coding sequence ATGAAGCAACTGCCTGCACTGGTGATACTGTTCTGGCTGGCCGCCGTGGTGCTGGCAGCGATGTTGGATCTGCAGCCCGACCATATTCGCCTCGAACATATCCTGGCCGCCGCCGATCAGCATGCCTGGCTGGGCTACGATGATCTTGGCCGCAACATACTGGCGCGTTTGCTCAGTGGGGCAGGGGTGTCGCTGCTGGTGGTAGGGGCCGTTACGCTGATTACCTTGTCGATAGGCACCGTGCTCGGCTTGCTGGCCGGATTTTATGGCGGCTGGCTGGATCGCCTGCTGATGCGCATCACCGATATCTTTCTCGCATTCCCCGGCATGCTGCTGGCGATTGCCTTTGCCGCCGTGCTCGGCCCCGGCCTGAACAATTTGTTGCTGGCCTTGTGCATGACCTCGTGGGTGGGCTATGCGCGCCTGACCCGGGCGCAGGCGCTCTCGCTGCGCCAACGCCAGCACGTGCAGGCCTCGGAAGCGCTTGGCGCCAGCCCCTGGCGATTGATGCGGCACCACATGCTGCCTTTGCTGGCGGCACCGCTGGTGGTGGAGGCCACCTACAGCATGGCGGGCCTGGTAATTGCGGAGGCGAGCCTGTCCTTCCTCGGGCTGGGTGTGCAGGCACCGCAGGCCTCCTGGGGCAGCATGTTGCGCGATGGCGTACGCTATCTGCTGGTGGCGCCGCATTACGTGCTGGCTACTGGCATCAGCCTGATGTCGCTGGTGCTGGCGATCAATCTGCTCGGCGATCGCCTGCGTGACCATTGGGATGTGAAGCGGGCATAA
- the nikB gene encoding nickel ABC transporter permease: MIRRVIKRLWGVLPVVFGVLLLTFLLLHLVPGDPVDVMLGESAAVADRAQLRAELGLDQSLPVQFVQYLKHLAHGDFGRSIHSGQAVSSLLAERLPATLRLAILALLIALLVGLPLGIIAALRARQWPDTVATLFSLSLSAMPHFWLGPLLMLLFGLWLGWLPISGMTPASAIILPALTLGFGLSAILTRMTRASLLEVLSEDFVRTARAKGLSESHVILRHALRAALLPVVTVVGLQMGSLLAGTVITETVFGWDGLGRLLVESIEKRDYPVTQACVLVIALTYVLVNLCTDIAYQRLDPRVRLT, translated from the coding sequence ATGATACGGCGCGTGATTAAGCGATTGTGGGGCGTGCTGCCGGTCGTGTTTGGCGTGCTGCTGCTGACTTTTTTGCTGTTGCATCTGGTGCCGGGCGATCCGGTGGATGTCATGCTGGGCGAGTCTGCCGCCGTGGCAGACCGTGCCCAGCTGCGGGCTGAACTGGGGCTGGATCAGTCCTTGCCAGTGCAGTTCGTGCAATACCTCAAACATCTTGCCCATGGCGATTTCGGGCGCTCCATTCATAGCGGGCAGGCCGTGAGCAGCCTGCTGGCGGAGCGCCTGCCCGCGACGCTCAGGCTTGCCATTCTTGCCTTGCTGATCGCCCTGCTGGTGGGGCTGCCGCTCGGCATCATCGCCGCGCTCCGCGCCCGGCAATGGCCTGATACCGTGGCAACCTTGTTCAGCCTGTCATTATCGGCCATGCCGCATTTCTGGCTGGGGCCTTTGCTCATGCTGCTGTTTGGCCTGTGGCTGGGCTGGCTGCCTATCAGTGGCATGACGCCCGCTTCTGCCATCATTCTGCCTGCCCTGACACTGGGCTTTGGCTTGAGTGCCATCCTGACCCGCATGACACGCGCCAGCCTGCTGGAAGTGCTGAGCGAAGATTTCGTCCGCACGGCACGGGCCAAAGGCCTGAGCGAGTCGCATGTCATCCTGCGCCATGCGTTGCGTGCTGCCCTGCTGCCGGTAGTGACGGTGGTTGGCCTGCAAATGGGCAGCCTGCTGGCAGGCACAGTGATTACAGAAACCGTGTTTGGCTGGGATGGTCTGGGCCGTCTGCTGGTGGAGTCCATCGAAAAACGCGATTACCCGGTGACCCAGGCCTGTGTACTGGTGATTGCGCTGACCTATGTGCTGGTGAACCTCTGCACCGATATTGCCTATCAGCGGCTGGATCCGCGCGTGCGCCTGACATGA
- a CDS encoding L,D-transpeptidase, producing MQINISFKKQQLDVLGDDGALLASYAVSTALNGPGEQKDSGCTPRGAHIVRAKIGADAAPYTVFRGRRPTGEIWTPELAAHYPGRDWILTRILWLSGCEPGFNRLGQVDSMQRYIYIHGTPDTELMGVAASHGCVRMRNTDVIALFDLVPVGTPVWLEDDTARD from the coding sequence ATGCAGATTAATATTTCCTTTAAAAAGCAACAGCTTGATGTGCTGGGTGACGATGGTGCACTGCTGGCGAGCTATGCCGTTTCTACCGCGCTGAATGGCCCAGGCGAGCAGAAAGATAGCGGATGCACGCCGCGTGGCGCGCATATCGTACGGGCCAAGATAGGCGCGGACGCAGCGCCTTATACCGTGTTTCGTGGCCGTCGCCCCACAGGGGAAATCTGGACGCCTGAACTGGCCGCCCACTATCCGGGACGCGACTGGATATTGACCCGCATACTCTGGCTTTCCGGCTGCGAGCCTGGCTTCAACCGGCTGGGGCAGGTCGATAGCATGCAGCGCTACATCTACATTCATGGCACGCCCGATACCGAACTCATGGGGGTGGCGGCTTCGCATGGTTGCGTGCGCATGCGCAATACGGATGTCATCGCACTGTTTGATCTGGTACCGGTGGGAACACCCGTATGGCTTGAGGATGATACGGCGCGTGATTAA
- a CDS encoding ABC transporter substrate-binding protein: MHRYLSAWWLGLALVLSSCTPSAPDTALHMGLAQAPVNLDPRMATDAASARVNRLLYQALVRFDAHALPQPALAHWQQLASDHYRFHLLKPVPRFHDGSAMTAHDVVATYQSMLKPGASPLAAEFSHIRKVWAVDDDTVDFTLDAADPEFPARLIIGILPAHLIAAGHDFSRQPVGSGPLAFVSWRGPLVLQRWSDGQRYVLEEVKDPTVRVLKLVRGEIDLLAGDLPPELLVYLQTQPALKVEHTQGANFSYIGFNLQDPLLANPKVRQAIAHAIDRPVIVRLALVPDSRLAGAILPPEHWAGNASLTPYAHDPQLARQLLQEAGVHLPLTLVYKTSTDAQRVRLATILQAQMREAGIDLQIRSLDWGTFFDDIRQGHFQMYSLNWVGIRTPDIYRLAFHSASVPPLGANRGRLHDAGLDALIVQRNWPAATQRIHALLPYVPLWYEGQFVAMRRGLYHYTLAADGNWDGLITLTRNSKNDHAD; encoded by the coding sequence TTGCATAGGTATTTAAGCGCTTGGTGGCTGGGCTTGGCGCTGGTGCTCAGCAGTTGCACGCCGTCTGCCCCCGATACCGCCTTGCACATGGGGCTGGCGCAGGCGCCGGTGAATCTGGACCCCCGCATGGCGACGGATGCAGCCTCTGCCCGCGTCAATCGCCTGCTTTACCAAGCCCTGGTGCGCTTTGATGCCCATGCCCTCCCGCAACCGGCGCTGGCCCACTGGCAACAACTGGCCTCTGATCACTACCGCTTTCATTTGCTGAAACCTGTGCCGCGATTTCATGATGGCAGTGCCATGACCGCCCATGATGTCGTCGCGACCTATCAGTCCATGCTCAAGCCTGGCGCCAGCCCGCTGGCCGCCGAGTTTTCCCATATCCGCAAGGTATGGGCCGTGGATGATGATACGGTGGATTTCACGCTGGATGCGGCAGACCCGGAATTTCCAGCGCGGCTCATCATCGGCATTTTGCCTGCGCACCTCATTGCCGCCGGGCATGATTTCAGCCGCCAGCCTGTGGGCAGCGGACCTCTTGCCTTTGTGAGTTGGCGCGGTCCACTCGTATTGCAACGTTGGTCTGACGGGCAGCGCTATGTGCTGGAAGAGGTGAAAGACCCGACCGTGCGCGTGCTGAAGCTGGTGCGCGGTGAAATTGACCTGCTGGCGGGCGATCTGCCGCCCGAGCTGCTGGTGTATCTGCAAACTCAGCCAGCGCTCAAGGTGGAACATACGCAGGGCGCCAATTTTTCGTATATCGGCTTTAATCTGCAAGACCCGCTGCTTGCCAACCCCAAGGTACGTCAGGCCATTGCCCATGCTATTGATCGGCCTGTCATCGTGCGTCTGGCCCTGGTGCCGGATAGCCGTCTGGCAGGTGCCATCTTGCCGCCCGAGCACTGGGCTGGCAATGCCAGCCTGACGCCGTATGCGCATGATCCGCAATTGGCGCGTCAGCTGTTGCAGGAAGCCGGGGTGCACCTGCCGCTGACGCTGGTTTACAAGACCTCCACCGATGCCCAACGCGTGCGGCTAGCCACCATACTGCAGGCGCAAATGCGCGAGGCGGGTATCGATTTGCAGATACGCAGCCTGGACTGGGGCACATTTTTTGATGATATCCGCCAGGGTCATTTTCAGATGTACAGCCTCAACTGGGTGGGTATCCGCACGCCGGATATTTACCGGCTGGCGTTTCATTCGGCCAGCGTGCCGCCGCTCGGCGCCAACCGTGGGCGGTTGCATGATGCCGGGCTGGATGCCCTGATAGTCCAGCGCAACTGGCCCGCGGCCACTCAGCGCATTCATGCACTGCTGCCGTATGTGCCGCTATGGTACGAAGGGCAGTTTGTCGCCATGCGGCGTGGCCTGTACCATTACACGCTGGCAGCCGACGGTAATTGGGATGGCCTCATCACGCTAACGCGGAACAGTAAAAACGACCATGCAGATTAA
- a CDS encoding cysteine hydrolase produces the protein MNPKQTALVMIEFQNDFTSEGGSLHGAVSGVMAQNNMLANTVDTVNQARAKGVTIVHVPISFTPDYRELPSAPYGILKGVVDSQSFRKGTWGAEIVDVLTPAEGDIIVEGKRGLCGFASTNLDFVLRSRGIQHVALAGFLTNCCVESTMRTAYELGYQVITLGDCTATLSPEEQEMAIAKNFPMFSVPMDHKGFLATLQG, from the coding sequence ATGAATCCCAAGCAAACGGCATTGGTAATGATTGAATTTCAGAATGACTTTACGTCCGAAGGCGGCAGCCTGCATGGCGCGGTAAGCGGTGTCATGGCACAGAACAACATGCTGGCGAATACCGTGGATACCGTGAATCAGGCGCGTGCAAAGGGCGTTACCATCGTCCATGTGCCCATCAGTTTTACGCCGGACTACCGTGAGCTGCCCAGCGCGCCCTACGGCATTCTCAAGGGCGTAGTGGATAGCCAGTCTTTTCGCAAAGGCACCTGGGGCGCCGAGATTGTGGATGTGCTGACACCTGCTGAAGGCGACATCATCGTGGAAGGCAAGCGCGGCCTGTGCGGGTTTGCCAGCACCAATCTGGACTTTGTCCTGCGCAGCCGCGGCATACAACACGTGGCACTGGCAGGCTTCCTCACCAATTGCTGTGTGGAGTCCACCATGCGTACCGCTTACGAACTGGGCTACCAGGTGATTACCCTGGGCGATTGCACCGCCACCTTGAGCCCGGAAGAACAGGAAATGGCGATTGCCAAAAACTTCCCCATGTTTTCCGTTCCCATGGATCACAAGGGCTTCCTCGCCACATTACAGGGTTGA
- a CDS encoding GNAT family N-acetyltransferase, whose protein sequence is MSTLHFRVADTADIPALAVLVNSAYRGESSRRGWTTEADILGGQRTDAGELSELIAAPASYILLAEQAGQIIASIHLNQTASQSAYVGMLAVEPGLQQRGTGRALLTHAEQTARQGWQANEIFMTVITLRTSLIAYYERLGYQRTGKLQPFPDDPRYGLQKVPGLMLETLTKRF, encoded by the coding sequence TTGAGTACGTTGCATTTCAGGGTGGCCGACACCGCCGATATTCCCGCCCTGGCGGTACTGGTCAACAGCGCTTATCGCGGTGAATCAAGCCGCCGTGGCTGGACCACCGAGGCTGACATACTGGGCGGGCAACGTACGGATGCCGGGGAATTGTCCGAGCTGATCGCGGCACCAGCCTCGTATATTCTCTTGGCCGAGCAGGCCGGGCAGATCATCGCCTCCATCCATCTTAACCAGACGGCAAGCCAGTCAGCCTATGTGGGCATGCTGGCCGTGGAGCCGGGCTTGCAGCAGCGCGGCACTGGCCGCGCCCTGCTCACGCACGCCGAGCAAACCGCGCGCCAAGGCTGGCAAGCCAACGAGATCTTCATGACGGTGATCACCCTGCGCACCAGCCTGATTGCCTATTACGAGCGTCTGGGCTACCAGCGCACCGGCAAGCTGCAACCCTTCCCCGATGATCCGCGCTACGGCCTGCAAAAAGTACCGGGGCTGATGCTGGAAACGCTGACCAAGCGCTTTTAG
- the rlmD gene encoding 23S rRNA (uracil(1939)-C(5))-methyltransferase RlmD, protein MRAMENSTIAFIESLDQEGRGVAHVDGKTIFIDGALPSEQVTYKSHRRKSSYEVADVVEVLQPSNLRTTPKCPHFGYCGGCALQHLDFSGQVAAKQRLLEGNLWHIGKVKAETMLPPIYGPAWGYRHKARLRVRHVPKKGGVLVGFNEKASSFVAHMDSCEVLPPHVSALIVPLQHMIAQLSVRERLPQIEVAVGEQATVLVLRILEALRPEDGPILKAFADTHGVQIWTQTKGPDTVMPFYPLNGPALTYSLPEFQLTYPFKPTEFTQVNPHINRVMLRRAMQLLGAQPQDRIADFFCGLGNFTLPIARSGATVLGMEGSAALVARAVESASLNGLADQVEYREADLFKMTPEALQSLGYFDKWLIDPPRDGALELIKSLADVGRGEDGAMPVAPKVAGPERIVYVSCNPATLARDAGVLVNLKGYRLLAAGVINMFPHTSHVESIALFEKIQTPV, encoded by the coding sequence ATGCGGGCCATGGAAAATTCTACTATTGCATTTATTGAGTCGCTGGATCAGGAAGGGCGCGGTGTCGCCCATGTGGACGGCAAAACCATTTTCATTGACGGTGCGCTGCCGAGCGAGCAGGTGACCTACAAATCGCATCGCCGCAAATCCAGCTACGAGGTGGCGGATGTGGTGGAGGTCTTGCAGCCATCCAACCTCAGAACCACGCCCAAATGCCCGCATTTTGGCTATTGCGGTGGCTGTGCCCTGCAACATCTGGACTTCTCCGGGCAAGTGGCGGCCAAGCAGCGGCTGCTGGAAGGCAATCTCTGGCATATCGGCAAGGTGAAGGCCGAAACCATGCTGCCACCTATCTACGGCCCGGCATGGGGCTATCGTCACAAGGCCCGGCTGCGCGTGCGCCATGTGCCGAAAAAAGGCGGTGTGCTGGTTGGCTTCAATGAAAAAGCCAGTAGCTTTGTGGCGCATATGGATAGCTGCGAAGTCTTGCCTCCGCACGTGTCGGCATTGATCGTGCCCTTGCAGCACATGATCGCGCAACTGAGCGTGCGCGAGCGCCTGCCGCAGATTGAAGTGGCGGTGGGCGAGCAGGCCACCGTGCTGGTGTTGCGCATACTCGAGGCATTGCGGCCCGAAGATGGTCCCATTCTCAAGGCGTTTGCCGATACGCATGGGGTGCAGATATGGACCCAGACCAAGGGGCCGGATACCGTTATGCCGTTTTATCCATTGAACGGTCCGGCGCTGACTTATTCGCTGCCGGAATTCCAGCTGACCTATCCGTTCAAGCCGACTGAATTCACCCAGGTAAACCCGCATATCAATCGCGTCATGTTGCGCCGTGCCATGCAATTGCTCGGCGCCCAGCCGCAAGATCGTATTGCCGATTTCTTCTGTGGCCTGGGCAACTTTACTTTGCCTATCGCACGCAGCGGCGCGACCGTGCTGGGCATGGAAGGCTCAGCCGCGCTGGTGGCGCGTGCGGTGGAAAGCGCCAGTCTGAATGGCTTGGCCGATCAGGTGGAATATCGCGAGGCCGATCTGTTCAAAATGACGCCGGAAGCGCTGCAATCGCTGGGCTACTTCGACAAATGGCTGATTGATCCACCGCGCGATGGCGCACTGGAACTGATCAAGTCGCTGGCGGATGTCGGCCGCGGCGAGGATGGCGCCATGCCAGTCGCCCCCAAGGTGGCCGGGCCTGAGCGCATCGTGTATGTCTCGTGCAATCCGGCGACGCTGGCGCGCGATGCGGGTGTGCTGGTCAACCTCAAGGGCTATCGTCTGCTGGCTGCAGGCGTGATCAATATGTTTCCCCATACCTCGCATGTGGAATCGATCGCACTGTTTGAAAAAATCCAGACTCCCGTCTGA
- a CDS encoding helix-turn-helix domain-containing protein, with product MQTASHTALSTMTSSLIQHQQTGDFEHQASLLKGWNQDYLQLSAGAFEGYVSELYLRDMHLFLEYTNQVLYQSGHLGEDVIAIGVPLQRPHGMFCGSTCQPAAVHLYSGNEGFEYISAQETLVGVLTIKREVLLAALCPDEQAQLMNVIKQARLLPVSESAWIKLCTYLSGTFERLATTPELADSTAFLESVRMAGLEVIADCLLPAAEAIHVPGAKSWKMITEVRELVSQPDTQALTVADLCQKLGTSRRSLQYHFEQALDISPIAFLRAERLNGVRRMLKTANSVTEAATHWGFWHFGHFSQEYKKMFGELPSTTFRRLHPLN from the coding sequence ATGCAAACTGCATCTCATACCGCACTGAGCACCATGACATCCAGCCTGATACAGCATCAGCAGACCGGGGATTTTGAACATCAGGCCAGCTTGCTGAAGGGCTGGAACCAGGATTACCTGCAACTCTCCGCTGGCGCGTTCGAAGGCTATGTGTCGGAGCTTTACCTGCGTGACATGCATCTGTTTCTCGAATACACCAACCAGGTGCTCTACCAGAGCGGCCACCTCGGCGAGGATGTCATCGCCATCGGCGTTCCATTGCAAAGACCACACGGCATGTTCTGTGGCAGCACCTGCCAGCCTGCGGCTGTGCATTTGTATTCCGGCAACGAGGGCTTTGAATATATTTCCGCCCAGGAGACCCTGGTGGGCGTTCTGACCATCAAGCGCGAAGTCCTGCTGGCGGCGCTCTGCCCCGATGAGCAGGCGCAGCTGATGAATGTCATCAAACAGGCACGCCTGCTGCCTGTGAGCGAAAGCGCCTGGATCAAACTCTGCACGTATCTTTCTGGCACGTTTGAACGCTTGGCGACCACGCCAGAGCTCGCCGATAGCACCGCCTTCCTTGAAAGCGTGCGCATGGCCGGCCTTGAAGTCATTGCCGATTGCCTGCTGCCTGCCGCGGAGGCGATTCATGTCCCTGGGGCAAAATCCTGGAAAATGATTACCGAAGTACGCGAACTGGTGAGCCAGCCGGATACTCAGGCCCTCACCGTCGCGGATTTGTGCCAGAAGCTGGGCACCAGCCGCCGCAGTCTGCAATACCATTTCGAGCAGGCGCTGGATATCAGCCCGATTGCCTTCCTGCGCGCCGAACGTCTGAATGGCGTGCGCCGCATGCTGAAAACCGCCAACTCGGTGACCGAAGCCGCGACCCACTGGGGCTTCTGGCACTTCGGGCACTTTTCGCAGGAATACAAAAAGATGTTTGGCGAGCTGCCATCGACGACCTTTCGTCGCCTGCACCCCCTCAACTAG
- the aroG gene encoding 3-deoxy-7-phosphoheptulonate synthase AroG — protein MSPSQKFATDDVRIKEIKELRPPSDLLDELQATSATTDNILETRAAIHRILHSSDDRLLVIIGPCSIHDYDAGVEYAKRLLQERKRLAADLLIVMRVYFEKPRTTVGWKGLINDPYLDGSFRINEGLQLARRFLLEVNELGMPAGTEFLDTITPQYTADLVSWGAIGARTTESQVHRELASGLSCPVGFKNGTDGNIRIAVDAIKAAASPHHFLSVTKEGHSAIVSTSGNEDCHVILRGGKEPNYQAPYVEAAAHELATAGLAAKVMIDCSHANSLKQYRRQLDVALDVSGQLAGGDDRIIGVMVESHLNEGRQEHSPGCTLEYGKSITDACLGWDDTVSLLDTLAAGVRARRKFQDETE, from the coding sequence ATGAGTCCTAGTCAAAAATTTGCCACCGATGATGTCCGTATCAAGGAAATCAAGGAGTTGCGCCCACCGTCAGACCTGCTGGATGAATTGCAGGCCACGAGTGCGACGACAGACAATATCCTCGAAACCCGCGCTGCCATTCACCGTATCCTGCACAGCTCCGATGACCGCCTGCTGGTGATCATCGGGCCATGTTCCATCCACGATTACGATGCGGGCGTCGAATACGCCAAGCGCCTGCTGCAAGAGCGCAAGCGTCTGGCAGCCGATCTGCTGATCGTCATGCGCGTGTATTTCGAGAAGCCACGCACCACCGTGGGCTGGAAAGGCTTGATCAACGACCCGTATCTCGATGGCAGTTTCCGCATCAACGAAGGCCTGCAACTTGCCCGTCGCTTCCTCTTGGAAGTGAATGAGCTGGGCATGCCTGCCGGTACCGAATTCCTCGACACCATTACGCCGCAATACACCGCCGACCTGGTGAGCTGGGGCGCTATTGGTGCGCGTACCACCGAGTCGCAGGTGCATCGCGAGCTGGCCTCCGGGCTATCATGCCCGGTGGGCTTCAAGAATGGCACGGATGGCAATATCCGCATTGCGGTCGATGCCATCAAGGCGGCCGCCAGCCCGCATCACTTCCTGTCCGTTACCAAGGAAGGGCATTCTGCGATTGTCTCGACCAGCGGCAATGAAGATTGCCATGTGATACTGCGTGGCGGCAAGGAGCCTAATTACCAGGCACCCTACGTCGAAGCAGCCGCGCATGAGCTGGCGACGGCAGGCTTGGCCGCCAAGGTGATGATCGATTGCTCGCATGCCAATAGCCTCAAGCAATACCGGCGTCAGCTGGATGTGGCGCTGGATGTCTCCGGCCAGCTGGCGGGTGGCGATGATCGTATCATCGGCGTGATGGTGGAATCGCACCTCAACGAAGGCCGTCAGGAACACAGCCCGGGCTGCACGCTGGAATACGGCAAATCAATCACCGACGCCTGTCTGGGGTGGGATGACACGGTGTCCCTGCTTGATACGCTGGCCGCCGGTGTGCGTGCCCGCCGCAAATTTCAGGATGAAACCGAGTAA